A window of Castanea sativa cultivar Marrone di Chiusa Pesio chromosome 1, ASM4071231v1 contains these coding sequences:
- the LOC142642683 gene encoding CASP-like protein 1F2, with the protein MASQIIGKSSFMQKLESFLGLTSSSKREFLILQTTFRVLTIIFIVIAISVMVTSSQSIVMFGFTFKASYSYSSALKFLVGAEAVVCVFSALSLIFVYLQYRSESHPTNYFFLFLHDMAMMILTISGCAAATAVGYIGRYGEVQIGWGSVCDRVSKFCNRTVVSMVFSYLAFFAYLTLTIVSATKLRSRATE; encoded by the exons atgGCTTCCCAGATTATTGGGAAAAGTTCCTTTATGCAGAAACTGGAATCTTTTTTAGGCCTGACAAGCTCATCAAAGAGAGAGTTCTTGATTCTCCAAACCACTTTCAGAGTCTTAACCATTATTTTCATAGTAATTGCAATATCTGTAATGGTCACCAGCTCCCAATCCATCGTGATGTTTGGTTTCACATTCAAAGCCAGCTATTCCTACTCATCTGCCTTAAA ATTCTTGGTTGGTGCTGAAGCAGTGGTTTGTGTCTTCTCTGCATTGTCATTGATCTTTGTTTACCTTCAGTACCGCTCCGAGTCACACCCCACCAactattttttcctatttttgcATGACATG GCGATGATGATTTTGACGATATCTGGATGTGCCGCGGCAACTGCAGTTGGTTACATTGGTCGTTATGGAGAAGTCCAGATAGGTTGGGGATCCGTGTGTGACCGAGTGAGCAAGTTTTGCAACAGAACTGTGGTATCTATGGTTTTCTCTTATCTGGCTTTCTTTGCATACTTGACTCTTACAATTGTTTCTGCCACCAAGCTCAGGTCTCGAGCTACTGAGTGA